In Episyrphus balteatus chromosome 4, idEpiBalt1.1, whole genome shotgun sequence, the sequence ATCTTGAGCAGTGATCAAGCTCTGATTACTGCCAAGTGATGAAAAGCTGCCAAACTCAGTTGGGGTCTCTTGATTGGATGAAGTGAAATTCTGCGTACTTGATGAAACTCCCGAAGATGATGAAGCAATTGAATCCAATGAAGAGAATCTTTCATGATAGCTTGATTTTTCCTTGGGGGACGAAGACTTTCCAAAGCCTGACGAAGTTGTAATAGGTGGTGAAGATAAGGTAGAGGTCTGAGTCATTGAACGTTGTTCAAACCTCTCACGGATTTCAGCTGTGGAAATTTTATTCTTAGCTGTTGAAGATAATGATGAAGTCTTGATGGTTTCAATAGTTGATGAGGTCTTACTGATAGTTTCAGACTTCCTCATGCTCTCTATCTTAGCCTTGCCTGCTTCTTTCTTAACCCAATTTGCCATATCGGTAGTATCCGAAGACTTTTTAGCTGTCACAACTGGAGTCACCACTGGTGGAGGTGAAGACCGCCTCTTCGTGGTAGCTTTCTGATTTGGATCAGCTTTGAAACTAGCTTTACGTTCTTCATCAATGAAAATGGCACTGACTTTCGATGGTGACGAATCTGATTTTCGACTACTGTCATCAGTGTCCGAAGTCACTTCTACATAAGCTGCAACATTGATAACCTTATCAACCAAGCTATCGTCTTTAGAAGAGACAAGCTTGTAGTTAATTGGAGCTGAAACGGGGATAACTTTGTTTGGCACAATTAGTGTCGAACGGGGTTTAGATTTCGGGGCCCTACGAACTTCTTCTTCATCATAGCCATCTGTACTGTCTTCATCTTCATAACGGCGATTTCTGACCAATGCTGACGAATCATCACGGCCACTTCGACACTTGGCAGAAGCTAAAACATTCTTCCGGTTTGATGCAGAGTCTCCCGAACCAGATTTCAAGACCCTACGGGACATATCCACAGTTGGAGTGCTGCCAACTGAGCTGCAACTTGCCTGTGAACCCGATCCCGAAGTCAAAGTCGAAGCTGTCGAACTTGCAATCGAGGTGTTAGTTTCGGAACTTAGGGTCCTAGTTAGAGCAAATTTCTCCGGTACAACCGGAACACATGGGGACATTGGGGGTGAAGATATCTTCGAACTGAAAACCGAATCACTATCACTTTCTTCCGGTTGAGTTGGTTTACTAATGGAAAGTGATGTCCTTGGGGGCTTAGCTGGGGGCTGAATAGGACTTTCAGCTTTTCTCGGGTGGACATTGTTCGATAAACGATGGCTGCCATTGCTAAAGATGCTTTTATAGTTATTTGCAACAATATTAGCTGTATTATTGCCTGTTGTCACTGTTAGGGGTCTTAAAGCCGGATTGGTACCAATTTCACTTCGTTTAGCAGGTTTCGGGGCAGCAGCACCTAAAGATAAATCGATATTGCCATTTAATTTAACCTTTTCACTGTCTCTACTCTTAATCTCTGGCAAGTCTAGGATTGGTTCAAGGTTGGACATTGGGATTTGGGGTCTCTCGGGTATGACCAGGCCTCTCAGCTTGGACATTGAGCGACGTCGTTGCTCCAATATATTCGTAATGGCCGCTTTGCGGGTAGCCTCATCCGGGGCATATGGCTGTCCGGAGAAACTTATACGTCTCTCTAAATGAGGCACATGACGGCGGGGTAAGGAGGCATAATTTTGATTGTAATCAGTATTAATTGTGTTTAGGGAATACATAGAATCGGAAAGATTGTGTGATTGTGTTCGTGTGTAATTGCGGCTAACGTCGTTTAGGTTTTCCACACTCATGGCCCGTTTGGTTAATGGTGGAGCTTGGCTATATCGACTTCCTGAATCTAATAGATTTTCTGTGCTAAGATTTAAAGGCTTGCCGGATCTTGAGGAGAAGCTTGAATTGCTACTGCTATTTGGGCTACGTTCTTGATCATCATTCGAGAACATGGCGATTTTATCACGGACCGACTTTTCAGACTTTTCATCTTTTCGCCAATCGCTAAGCTTGCGACCAGTGCTAAAGGGTCTTTTGTATTCAAATGGGGCATCCAAGGGAGTTGAGGGA encodes:
- the LOC129919561 gene encoding mucin-17 isoform X3, encoding MYRMRISSLNIKSDLDKPITPQIMKMDSNSIQIVPPPLIVNDYLTLSSPPTYSRLPPDGHEFPPNFSEPLIMPAANLLKATLLTSMTTTTTMTGTNTSSTVYTEKLITRTQTSTTSSSSSSPPVLEDQQQQQQTKKMISNGDDQRPPLPKSGPPPTVPRKVYRQDLVISVDDTRPDKEEKKYIHVDTTPPSPPVSAKSVYENRLQQKTTPTTPPSTPLDAPFEYKRPFSTGRKLSDWRKDEKSEKSVRDKIAMFSNDDQERSPNSSSNSSFSSRSGKPLNLSTENLLDSGSRYSQAPPLTKRAMSVENLNDVSRNYTRTQSHNLSDSMYSLNTINTDYNQNYASLPRRHVPHLERRISFSGQPYAPDEATRKAAITNILEQRRRSMSKLRGLVIPERPQIPMSNLEPILDLPEIKSRDSEKVKLNGNIDLSLGAAAPKPAKRSEIGTNPALRPLTVTTGNNTANIVANNYKSIFSNGSHRLSNNVHPRKAESPIQPPAKPPRTSLSISKPTQPEESDSDSVFSSKISSPPMSPCVPVVPEKFALTRTLSSETNTSIASSTASTLTSGSGSQASCSSVGSTPTVDMSRRVLKSGSGDSASNRKNVLASAKCRSGRDDSSALVRNRRYEDEDSTDGYDEEEVRRAPKSKPRSTLIVPNKVIPVSAPINYKLVSSKDDSLVDKVINVAAYVEVTSDTDDSSRKSDSSPSKVSAIFIDEERKASFKADPNQKATTKRRSSPPPVVTPVVTAKKSSDTTDMANWVKKEAGKAKIESMRKSETISKTSSTIETIKTSSLSSTAKNKISTAEIRERFEQRSMTQTSTLSSPPITTSSGFGKSSSPKEKSSYHERFSSLDSIASSSSGVSSSTQNFTSSNQETPTEFGSFSSLGSNQSLITAQDIQLIIEEADPPLKTPEAFIVVLQRETPESSIGITLAGGSDYEAKEITIHKILTNTPAAKDGRLKKGDRILAVNGMSMRGLTHRESISVLKTPRPEVVLVVTRSESVIVKPLSKKRSSLGSLSSLTEKPLMDSAELERKRNYHKASRSLDLDLDIVSNEGSSPKQSTSTSPQPLVVGSPEATTASTKSLSSSAALIRTRRQQSRGDASKLSTSELLERAAETRNMLAAEIRSQEENTTTGARTVEIVKDSCGLGFSIEGGFDSPLGNRPLIVKKIFMGGAAQKSGLVKNGNEILFINGASTAKMTRVDAWNYMKQLPMGPVKIVLA
- the LOC129919561 gene encoding mucin-17 isoform X2 yields the protein MAMEPRIIFLKPKNTFSKFFDGLDETDLDKPITPQIMKMDSNSIQIVPPPLIVNDYLTLSSPPTYSRLPPDGHEFPPNFSEPLIMPAANLLKATLLTSMTTTTTMTGTNTSSTVYTEKLITRTQTSTTSSSSSSPPVLEDQQQQQQTKKMISNGDDQRPPLPKSGPPPTVPRKVYRQDLVISVDDTRPDKEEKKYIHVDTTPPSPPVSAKSVYENRLQQKTTPTTPPSTPLDAPFEYKRPFSTGRKLSDWRKDEKSEKSVRDKIAMFSNDDQERSPNSSSNSSFSSRSGKPLNLSTENLLDSGSRYSQAPPLTKRAMSVENLNDVSRNYTRTQSHNLSDSMYSLNTINTDYNQNYASLPRRHVPHLERRISFSGQPYAPDEATRKAAITNILEQRRRSMSKLRGLVIPERPQIPMSNLEPILDLPEIKSRDSEKVKLNGNIDLSLGAAAPKPAKRSEIGTNPALRPLTVTTGNNTANIVANNYKSIFSNGSHRLSNNVHPRKAESPIQPPAKPPRTSLSISKPTQPEESDSDSVFSSKISSPPMSPCVPVVPEKFALTRTLSSETNTSIASSTASTLTSGSGSQASCSSVGSTPTVDMSRRVLKSGSGDSASNRKNVLASAKCRSGRDDSSALVRNRRYEDEDSTDGYDEEEVRRAPKSKPRSTLIVPNKVIPVSAPINYKLVSSKDDSLVDKVINVAAYVEVTSDTDDSSRKSDSSPSKVSAIFIDEERKASFKADPNQKATTKRRSSPPPVVTPVVTAKKSSDTTDMANWVKKEAGKAKIESMRKSETISKTSSTIETIKTSSLSSTAKNKISTAEIRERFEQRSMTQTSTLSSPPITTSSGFGKSSSPKEKSSYHERFSSLDSIASSSSGVSSSTQNFTSSNQETPTEFGSFSSLGSNQSLITAQDIQLIIEEADPPLKTPEAFIVVLQRETPESSIGITLAGGSDYEAKEITIHKILTNTPAAKDGRLKKGDRILAVNGMSMRGLTHRESISVLKTPRPEVVLVVTRSESVIVKPLSKKRSSLGSLSSLTEKPLMDSAELERKRNYHKASRSLDLDLDIVSNEGSSPKQSTSTSPQPLVVGSPEATTASTKSLSSSAALIRTRRQQSRGDASKLSTSELLERAAETRNMLAAEIRSQEENTTTGARTVEIVKDSCGLGFSIEGGFDSPLGNRPLIVKKIFMGGAAQKSGLVKNGNEILFINGASTAKMTRVDAWNYMKQLPMGPVKIVLA